The Populus nigra chromosome 4, ddPopNigr1.1, whole genome shotgun sequence genome contains the following window.
GAGCCTTGTGTTGCTGATGGCAACAAATCCTTTTCCTGACCTTTTCAGAAACTTTCTGAAGAAGAGACGGCTACAATTGATAAAATTTGCAAGGAGGAGGCTAATGCATTTATCCTCTTTGATCCTGATGTTGTAAAAGGCCTGTACCAACGAGGATTAATTTACTTTGATGTCCCTGTCTACCCCGATGATCGTTTTAAAGgtaagttatttgttttttaattgttgccAAGTCAGGTCAGTAAGCTTAACCATGTTTTCCAGTTTGTTAAAAGCATTAATTTATCCATCTTACTAGAAAGTCTGTATTTGAGTATGTTGCTGGCTCATGTACATTTTGTATGAATGTGTCTCTATATCATTTATTATGACTTCTTGCACTGCACATTTCTTTATGAAACACTACGCCAGTCTGGAATTTCTTTCCATTCTGACATTGTCTGATGAATGCTTGAGAGTTATCTGTTATGTGCCCCCTTCCTccttaggaaaaaaaatgagctCAATGATTTGAATGTCTATGACTTGACAGGAGAATTAACTGTATAAAATCAGATCACATCTTACTAAATGACGTCCTGAGTTTCTGGTTGTGTTGTTGCTATTTCAGTGGTTATGAATCATTTTGTGTGTGGCTGCAATGTGTTTAACGAGTTGGGGATTTTAGATTCATATACTAGAAAAATAGGTTTGTAGAATGTGGTAGGAAATGTCAAAGGAAATAGCTAACCTACAGCTAGTATATCCCAATAAAGGAAAGAATAAATAGGCAAAGAATCTGCTGGCATTAAATGTGTAGGTATAGGTATTTCCTTCTATTTCCTTTGACAGGAAAATGATAGTTCGGTGATGGATGGCTGATGCTGTGTTATAAAGTAACTTGCTGAAACTCTGTCAACAAGGAcaaagatgaagaaaacttgTAATACCATAGTATGTTCCGCTGCATCAATATAGCACAGGTGTTCcacaaaacaaaaccataagttgccaaaatcaaaaaaatctttgTCTCAACTCTATCACAAAGACCCCACAATTCAAATCCTAAGTTGACTTAGTTTAAATTGCCTAGAATATCAGCCAAATTCTTTctttcgttcttttttttttttcacattgcaACATATTAATTCCAGCAGTATCCTATATTGATCCCTCTagcttttttgtaaaatatgcaTAATAATGGTATATATCCATACTTGACCATGCCTTTCTGTTTGGTTTGGAGCCTGAAACTAATTTTGGAAATTGTTTCagacttcctttttttttgtaatttctaaacattttttatatctgATGGTTTAATAATAAGATATGTTGATTTGAGAAAGTCTTTTATAAGATTACTCATCCTGTTTGATTTCTGGAGTCAGTTTGATACTTTTTTTGATGGTTCAGTTTCCAGGCTTGAAGGGTTTGTTTCCAACAGGGAGCAGTCCTATGAAGATCCTACTGAAGAGTAAGGCAGTTAgatgtttttcagtttttgcAATTTACTAGTGGCAAACTAAGATCTTAATGCctataattaaattatccaGGTTACTATATGCAGTCTTTGTTGTTTCAAGTGAGAATGCTACTGTTGCTGAACTGGCATCAACATTGCAGGCTGACCTGTCTCAGCTGCAGGCGGCTGCATCATTTGCTTGTAGATTAGGATGGGCAGAGAAATTGATTGATCCAGGATCCATTCTTCAAGAAACAAGCATACCCGGGACTCCTAAAATCACTCTTGGTGACGAGGAAGATGCTTTTCATGCTAGTATACGCTCAGCAAACATGTTCAACGACAGTGATTCTAGTCAGCATGGAGATCTTACAGTGACAGAACACTCCGGACCACGTTCCAACCACACTCAAGTTGCTTTTATTGTTGATGCTAATATAACATCTTATCTCATGATGGGGTCTGTTTCACcaggtttttttcttcatctttgtcCATATTCttgtcccttttctttttgtgttgaaGATAAGTGAGAATAAGATTATGTACCAACCATGTAGTCAGGATTCATAAATACTGTTATTAATGTTTCACGGGAGCTGAAATGCAGAGCCTCTAAAGCTATGAACTTTGCACTTGAATGATCGGAAGCATAGCCATTCCTTTTTGTGTGAGACATTGGCTTGACCATTTATTGAGAAAGTGATTGAATCAGATGTCATGGGAGGGGgcactaattttaaatttagcaaaatacaaaaattctgACAAACCTCCTCCATGGCCATCATCAATTTCTTCTTGGAACTTTGGAGGAGTGACCCTGAatatttcaacatatttttctttcatcattCTTCCTTAAGTAATCACCCTGATTTGTCTTTCATTGCTGGATTTTATAAATACAGGAAAATATATTGGAAACtgtttgatttataaatataagCATTCACATTGAAAATTATCACCCTAACAATTTTTCTGTtggatttagatattatttaacattttgCAATGGATGATTCCTGGTGTTGGTCGTTTAAGGTCTTTATTGGATTGTTGAATTGGCATTTAGATGCTTCTCCTTGTATGACTAGATTTGTTATTTTCCATCTGAGATTTTAATGCCATGGTGTAAAGAATATTGCTTAAAGACAGTGATCACtgacatgtaattttttattgtagtttCCTTTGGGATGTTTTTAATAGTTGGGTTTTAACTTGAAATGTCTTAGCCACTgtagaacatgtttgagaaagCACACATGACTTGATGCTGGCAGAGTCTAAAGAACCTTTGGACTGAGAGATTAGCTTGACGAGCATATTATTCTTTGTAATCCATATACTGGGATTTTGCTAGTCAGGACACTGCATTCTCTGTCTTTTCCATAATACCATGGAGATAATTGATCCATCATGCAGCCCAATTATTCTATTGGCTAGTCGCATGTCAGAAAATTTTGTAGCCTAATGGTACTAATGGAGACATGAACATGAGGCATATCATGGTTATTTTATTCCCCAAGCAGAAATATAACTAGTTTATCACACGTGAAAGAGCTTGATGTGAATTTCATCCATTTCATCTTTCCAACATTGCTATATTCCTTTTTTCGTTGTTTCAATTCATGAAGATTTCTTCTTATGTTTTGCAGGTTTAAAATCCCATGCTGTAACCTTATATGAAGCAGGGAAGTTGGGTCATGCTAGCATTGCAGATCTCTGCAAGGATCTGAGTACCTTAGAAGGAGCAAAGTTCGAGGGTGAATTGCAGGAATTTGCAAATCATGCCTTTAGCCTCCGTTGTGTCCTGGAATGCCTCCTATCAGGTGGGGTTGCTGCTGATGTAAAAGTGGAGGAAGCTTGCAATAAAATGGGCACAGCAGCTTCAAGCATTGATGAGGCTACGTCTTTGATAGCCGATGTCGCTGTGTCTGAAAATTCAGAAAATATTGGGGCTGATGAAGTGAAAATAGACAATGATGATTCCATGAATTCAATTACCCCTGAAGCTGGTTCTGTTTTGGCTAACCTTGTTTCTGGAAGTACTGATGATGACACCACTTCTGTTATTTTATCTGAAGACATAAATTCATCAACTGAGGTCTCCAAATCAGATCAAGATGTCCAGAATGATGATAAACTTATTCCATTTGGAGGGTCTGATGTTGGAGAAGGAACTTTAAAGAGGAGAAGGGATTATCGTGTGGATATTCTCCGCTGTGAAAGTTTGGCTGCTCTAGCACCATCAACTTTAGACTCATTATTTCTCCGGGACTATGATATTGTTGTGTCTATAGTTCCTCTCCCTCATTCAGCAGTTCTTCCTGGGCCAAAAGGTCCGATCCACTTTGGTCCTCCTTCGCATTCATCCTTGACTCCATGGATGAAGTTGGTGCTTTATTCAACTGTGGGTAGGGGGCCTTTGTCAGTTGTTTTGATGAAAGGGCAATCTTTACGTTTGCTTCCTGCACCATTGGCTGGCTGTGAGAAAGCCCTTATATGGTCTTGGGATGGTTCAACAATTGGAGGGTTGGGAGGCAAGTTTGAGGGAAATTTGGTCAAGGGAAGTATACTTTTACATTGTCTAAATTCACTTCTTAAATACTCAGCTGTCCTGGTGCAGCCTCTCAGTAAGTATGACCTTGATGAATCAGGAAGGGTCATTACTGTGGATGTACCATTGCCCCTCAACAACTCAGATGGTTCCATTGTTTGTGTGGGGAATGAACTGGGTCTCTGTGAAGAGGAAAGTTTGAAATTGAACACTTTGTTAACCAATCTAACACACACGATGGAATTACCAACTATTGGTTACATTCGCCTGTTAAAGCTTTTCAGTGAAAGAGAATCAGACCACTTTGCACCTagtgataaaaaatatgaatgggTTCCACTAAGTGTGGAATTTGGAATCCCCCTTTTTAGTCCAAAATTAAGCAACAATATATGTAAAAGGGTTGTTGCATCAGAATTGCTTCAATCAGATACACTTACTGAACACTATGAGGCCATGCAAGGCTTACGAAAAAGGTTGCGTGATGTCTGTGCAGAGTACCAGGCAACAGGTCCTGCTGCAAAACTTCTGTACCAGAAAGAGCAATCAAAGGAGTCACCTCGGCAACTCATGAACTATGCCAGTGGAAGATGGAATCCCCTAGTGGATCCATCTTCTCCCATTTCGGGAGCCTTGAGTGAGCATCAGAGACTAAAACTTGCCAATCGACAACGATGCCGAACTGAAGTCCTAAGTTTTGATGGTAGCATTTTAAGGTCTGTTGGATCTCTCTTATTGTTTGTCTGTGTTAGTTTGCTTCCTCTAATATGCCATATGAATTGCTCTCTGTATTAGCATTTGCTGATATAGTTCTCTGATataaactcttaattttttattgatgtcattttttaaaaaactttagcACGCGATTATGTCTATATATGCATAAAATTGGTGGCAAGTGGGATTACCTATGAAAAAAGAGGTCATAATATAGAACTTGCTGTCtttatttctctagtttgctcATCTTGATGAATGATTTGCAAATGTACTTTGCTGTAACATCGTGCAATTTAAGAAcctaaatattataattgtcCAATAATATTGCAGATCATATGCTCTAACTCCAGTATATGAGGCTGCCACAAGGCCCATTGAAGAAACCCCAATGGTGAAATCTACAAAAGCTGATCCTGATGAAGCTGATAGTAGAGAAGTAATTCTTCCTGGTGTGAATCTAATTTTTGATGGTTCTGAACTGCATCCCTTCGACATAGGTGCTTGCCTGCAGGCTCGTCAACCGGTTTCCTTAATAGCTGAAGCTGCGGCAGCCTCAGCTTCTACTTCAATTAAATAGGCCTTCATTTTGCTTGATGGGGGTAGACACAAGTATCTGCCAATCTATCAACAAATGGCAGTTGACGAACATTACACCAGCTTTATTCTGATGCCTGGTTCACCTGTTTCACCTTTGAGGTTGCTTGTTGTGCGTGAGGTAAATGCAAACTTTTCCTTTTGCTATAGTAATTGGTTAGATTTCAACAATGTTAGTTATTCCCTGGGAAGTGCTTTATGTTCTTTTTATGAGTAAGAACGtgtgaaaagaaaaactcagGGGCAGGCTAAAATTTCACTTTTCCTGATGCAATTTAGGTCAGAGATCACAAACTTGAGATGTTTTATTatttcgttttttttattttttttgcttattttactATGGACTAAGGATACTGAATATAGGCATTcactatatatatttgaaaacaatgttacaagaggtttgaagtTCATTCTCTGTCTGTGTGCttatgtctctctctctctttttatgtgctggttttatttaaacttgtaaaTGAAATCTCATGGGTGAGAAACCATTTTGTTTCatcttgcatttttttcttggacttgACTGCATTTAGTGCAATTTGAGATGGGCAGTTGtttgactaattttttaaagctaatataataaaaatcccATATAACAGAAAAGCGACCAGTGTTTGGGACATTGGCTATGATGCCTTAAAGagcaaaattgttttaatgaaatAGGCAACTAGAAAAACAATTGCTGGCGGCGAAAGATTTATACTGCTTAAACCTTAATCATTATGTTTAAATTAGGTCAAGACATCTGATTTAGCATCACctagttgggttttttttacaaTCTTAAGAGAGGCTTTATATTTTTAGGCCCTTTTACTGAAATATTAAATGTGGATTGCTTTCATCTCTAAGCCATGCCACTGatacttattttgtttttcatatcttCCCAGCTTCCATCTCTGACTAAGGAACGCGtagactttattttatttttcaactcctTCAATCTCTATGCCTTTTTGTCTCATTAAGATGTTCATCCTATTCAGGAAACCCCCCCTCCCCAACTAAAGATCCATTCGTTCCTTACAAAATTTCCTGGTGTAAATGCAGGTCGTATTAGTTTAAGGCTGAACTGGTTACACCCTGTTAATCCGTACCgtaaaaagagaagaatgatGGTTTTTAGAGCAGATGTGTCTCGATTTGATGCCTGATGTTTATTCCCCACCAAGaaacaaacttattttttcacatgATATTGGGGGAAAATGCAGCACATTGATGTTTCCTGAAtgtcaaaaatacaaaaccTTCTCCCATAAACTGCATATAATTttgattccattttttttttgttactgcATATAAGATTTCTTAAACATGTAAAGGAGACAGCATACAGCAGAGTCTGATGAATTTTTATCTCGAAACTGTAGTGAGGAATTATCATGTTATACTGGACATGTGCTTCCCTGAACGCAATATTGTAATTACGTAACTTTTTTCATATGATAAGCCAAACTAAAGTTGATACCACTTGCATCAACTCTTGTGTGAGAAAAAAATGCTgccattatttttcaaaattctaaagTTGGCGCCTGTTTGGTTATTTTGAGGATTGTGCTGTGGTAAAAGGGAAGGATATTTGTTTAGCGTTCCAGGAGGATTTCAACTGAAGGTATGCATGTGCCAGTCTGCTTTTGACACAAACACACTGACTTAGCGTTGCCCGACTGCTGCTTTTACGAAACTgatctctctctccccctctctctgtTTCCTTTGGTACAGAAAGGGCCCAAGAAAACTTTAATTCTtatgagattaattttaaaccaggattagataaaaaatcaagtcggaaaaatttaagattaatacattaaatcaggtttaataataatagtttctTAGagcataaacattttttttcataattaaatttttttatccaactcACAGCACAAGTTAGAAAACGAgtttagtttataattaattaaatttttcattgattataactttttaaaaaggcACGGGGGATATTAGATTTCtattggtttcaatttttttaaaaaaataaaaattagaaaaaacaataaaatattataaaaaaccaagaaaaaaagttgccaatttctttttttttctgtttattactggaatttttatttttattttttgttagcactagcaaagaaaaatattgacattagcaaaatcatctattatatattttaaaaatccaagaaacaaataaaaaatggattttttttatcacaaactTATTAGCAAATACTATAATAAGAATTGATTTGATTATAGATGAAGGGACCACCACTACCTGATGAACGAAatcataaaaatccaattatccAAATTATAATCACAgagtatttttacaaaaaaaaatgttaccaTAAAAATCTCTGGTGTTATTAAATCTCATTCTCTTACTATAGAATGGGTCCCGCGTGTTCTTGCCCAGACATGGAGCTGCCCTTAACAGACggattgtaatttttaatgttatagTTTAGCAGCAGACTGGATAGGGCGGATGTTTAAATCTAGGCTGGGCTGACTGGATAGGGCCTATGTTTTACTCATACATGGGCTGACTTTATTGGGCCTATCATCTGGGCTCTTTGCTCTTAAGGCGTAGCGCCTCTTTTGTGTACTCTCGGTCGCAATGtccctttaaaaattaaagggataACGTTTTATATATTGAAAACTAGGTTATTTGCCAGTGATTCGTGGctgaactatatttttaaaaataaaaaaaaaaatcatgaagagcATGGAGATTTTATTTGTAATGATATAAACTCAAGTAAGAAGATAAGTCTTTAAATTCCTTATCTTGTATCTTTGTCTTGCAtaaatttccaataaaaaatataaaagctaaTTCAATATGTTGGTTTatttaaaaggtttttaaaaaacctgaatgaatattttttattttaaaaaattaatattaaatgataaagtttaaaaaaaataatgaggtaAACAATATAAAAGGACACCaagtcatgtaatttttttaagccAGTAATTTTGGATATTAGATTGAAAAATATCATACATGGAAGAACTTAATTTccatttaaatattgatatttgcatctattttattattatttttattattattattatgaagatCAACTTTCcgctttagtttttaattagtttaacaaCTTTCTGTATgatttataatatatgtttttaatttttttatataaaatacaatcatcattttttgagtttttaattaaaaaattttatgataaaaaaacttaaaaaataaaaagctaaagttaaaagcaaaaacatcgttgccatatatatatacatgcatgcAATACTAAAATGACATCTATGCCTTTCATGAAAAGCCATTTGCCTTTGAGTAAgaagaatttttatatttttataatgtgcattagttattaaaagattatttggagaggtataattgtattttttatatttgtttttgtaataaaataacctaatcatctcttaaataaaaaatattaaaacttacaGGAAAAGTTatcaaggttttttcttttatctataGACAAAAAATCGATAGATATGTTGTTGGGATAAAAAACATTACAACATGGGGTTAAGAATTTTTAGGTCTTTTTACCAATATATTTCTTTGTAATTATCAGAGTAATCAAGGGTATTATCAgccttttatatttatcaaatattatttaaatttcaaaatttgttGGCATGTGGAAAATATTTGCACACTTTGACTGGTGTGTGCGATGTTTTTTAATGGTGAAAAATGCCATGCCATTCTGTCATTTTACTTGATTCATCACCATGtcctttttcttctaaaaaagtGCATGTTAATTAGCGTTGGTTAATTTCTTACTAgtgaacttttcttttttctttttcatgcccTAAAAAATAGACATCAGTCCtcattgtttttggtttttaagatttagttttttatttatttatttttatccttgagctttttattaaaattttatatgtttttaatttaatctttcaattctaatttgtcatatataatgcttttcaatttggtcattcTTCTTctggtttctaatttttttctttggtcttcttatcaaaattttgatgattttcaattttataattcaatttaggtttataatgttttatttcttatattttggtacctattttttgatttttttatcattttgtttaatttttttcttttcaatataaccatctaataaaaaaattattcttaccctttaatttatttttcattctaattttcatcctcattcttttaattgttattttttattttagatcttttattgtaatttattcttgtaatgtattttttttaattagtcgaggactaatttttttagttttttaatttaaggtaTTTCAGATCTAATGATCCGGGTcatgagttaaaaaaattatttatcggGTTATTCTGAACTCATAACCTTTGTCATGGTTTTTCAGGTTAATTCGAGTTAGCTCTCCCTTACCACCCGGATTACGTGTTTATCATACTATCTGGGTTAActtaaataaagtattttttgtgtaatttttattcaattatatgcttttaatgttttttttcaaggttattttaaatttttattgtactTTAATTGtcgttgtattttttttttaattaaaataaaatgaacttatTAAATCGGAGCTATAACatcaatcatttgtttttttttttgaaacgggttttttatccttagatattgttttttatgaaaaaaaaaaaggcaagcgTGACGGGGTTCATGATACTGGAATCTTCTTTTCTCAGGTTATAAATTAGCCTGCAGTGTAGCTGTTAATCCTACCTGGTATTTGACTAGAAGAAATAAACAGAGTTAATTTCACCGAACGTTGACGTGGTGCCACAAAAGAGCCTACCAAGAAAGCAAAAACTAGACCTGCAAATGGATCCAAAAGTTCCTGCGATTTCTCCACAAGATATTTTAGGCAACAAATCTAATAAGCTACAAGGATCCCATCCATGGACAAAAGCAATGATTCTTAATGACGCCTTGGAAATGGCGACAACCACGTGTAAAGACATGAAGCGACTGCACTCCAACGATACCAATCACGTGGCAGACATGACTCCTTCCCTTCCTTTCTCTCGAGATATAATGATAATAGAAAGCCGCCTCCCCACCGACAAGAGTGATATTAGAAAGTCCCCCCCTTTTCCATTCTCcactaatataaatatataaataaaattcgaATCCTTTGATTCTGGGAgatagctgctgctgctgctgctgctgaagcTGAAAAGAAGAGGTAGCTCGCAGATATGCTTCATCAATCACTTCCGCTCCTCTGTGATTCCAAAATTGCTGACAGCATACTTCTCTCTGTCTCACATTTctcaaacaacaacaacaacaacagtatCGGCTCTTCTCGTGTTCTCGATGTGGGGTCAGAAATCTCCCTCCTCTACCGCTAATTTTTAGTGCAAGTAGAGATATATTAACATTTCAATGTGTTCTTTTAGATTGAAATTCAGTAAACAATCATCCGGCGGCGGCAGCAGTGGGCGAGGATTCTCCAGCAAGGCTGGAGTCAAGACCACTACAACACCTAATGTTTACGGTCGTCGTGCTCAAGAAAGTGTGCTTGAGCAGGTATAATGAACTAATCATCGTTTTTCACATAATATTCTGGATTATCGAGGTGTGTAAGATCAGTGTTTGTTCTGTCTCTGTGATTCTAGGAAGAAGCACCTCAAAAGTTGGGATTTAAAACATTCCCAGGTCAAGCATTTCCATTTGGTGTTTCACAAGTTGAAAATGGGATCAATTTTGCTATATTTTCGCAGCACGCCACTGCTGTTACACTTTGCTTATCACTCCCTCACAGGTAATATTTCCATCCATCCTTCCTTCCTGATTGCTTAAAAAGTTACAGGCTTGCGAATCCATATTGATCGACTCGTctgatctttgttttttctcttagtTGCGTTCTGACAaacttcatgcttttttttggTAGGGGAAAGTCTGAAAGGACGGATGGTGGAATGATTGAGGTGGCTTTGGATCCCAAAGTTAATAAAACGGGAGACATTTGGCACATATGCATTGAGGTAGTGATATTGTCCTATTTCTCATAACACTTTAATTTAATGGTAGTAGTAGCGGTTATTTTCAAGTTGATCCATGCTTTTTTCCATGCCTGCAATTAATTATCACTTCCATAAATCTGTATTATTTCTATAAGCGCAGGATTTACCACGGGACGACGTGCTTTATGGTTATAGGATAGATGGTCCTCGAGATTGGCGTCAAGGACATCGATTTGATAGCAGCATCATGCTTATTGATCCTTATGCTAAGCTAGTTGAAGGTCGCCGATTTTTTGGTGATGCCAGCCGTAAGCTGTCAAAATTTTATGGAACTTATGATTTTGATAGCTTGCCTTTTGATTGGGGTGATGACTACAAGCCTCCAAATATACCAGAGGTACCAAATGTTGCTTGCATTTCTATTATGTATCGTGTTTTTGTTTCCCATGGTATATTTTTGCTACAAAATGAAATTCAGCAACTGCATGCTCTTCTACCCCTTTTTTCTGACTGATATTGAATGAGTGAATTACTAATTCATTTTGCTGCTTCTCTTATGCTGGATAAGTCTGTTACTAAATGATTTTTGCTATTTCTTCTATGCGCCTTCCATGCATTTATTGCGACATTCAGTTGATAATTTGACACACCTGTGTTAGAGTtgcatttgtcttttttttatttcctctccatttgttctttttcataaattttctaCTGTGTTTGCAGAAAGATCTTGTTATATATGAAATGAATGTCCGTGCGTTTACAGTCGATAAATCCAGTGGCTTGGATCCAAGCATACGTGGAAGTTACCTTGGCGTAATTGAGAAGGTAATGTTGAACTCAATAGGCAATAATCTACGAATAACATTTGGAAGCTCAATTCATTGCCAGAGTCAATAATGTTTCACTTTGAAGTTTAAAGCAACTATAAATTTTCCAcgtgagtttttttctttttattgcatTTGGATGATGTGTAGTAACTGGAAATTTAGAAAATCCTTTTGTATGCAATGTTTGACTTTCCTATTAATAATGATTTCCAGTAATCACTTAGATAGTCAGCTGTTATCATGTTGCAGCTACAATATCGCTAGGTCTCTTGCCTCTTCGATATCCTTTTTTAcattttcagtttcttttgtCGGTGATGCTCAT
Protein-coding sequences here:
- the LOC133690949 gene encoding uncharacterized protein LOC133690949, which translates into the protein MQRAPVTIEEQLILKAIKEECPWENLPKRLQATLNSKEEWHRRVIEHCIKKRLQWNTCFARKVCKEGEYYEDMMRYLRKNLALFPYHLAEYVCRVMRLSPFRYYCDMIFEVMRNEQPYDSIPNFSAADALRLTGIGRNEFIDIMNKCRSKKIMWKLNKSIAKELLPTQPVDFAIEPWWGVCLVNFTLEEFKKLSEEETATIDKICKEEANAFILFDPDVVKGLYQRGLIYFDVPVYPDDRFKVSRLEGFVSNREQSYEDPTEELLYAVFVVSSENATVAELASTLQADLSQLQAAASFACRLGWAEKLIDPGSILQETSIPGTPKITLGDEEDAFHASIRSANMFNDSDSSQHGDLTVTEHSGPRSNHTQVAFIVDANITSYLMMGSVSPGLKSHAVTLYEAGKLGHASIADLCKDLSTLEGAKFEGELQEFANHAFSLRCVLECLLSGGVAADVKVEEACNKMGTAASSIDEATSLIADVAVSENSENIGADEVKIDNDDSMNSITPEAGSVLANLVSGSTDDDTTSVILSEDINSSTEVSKSDQDVQNDDKLIPFGGSDVGEGTLKRRRDYRVDILRCESLAALAPSTLDSLFLRDYDIVVSIVPLPHSAVLPGPKGPIHFGPPSHSSLTPWMKLVLYSTVGRGPLSVVLMKGQSLRLLPAPLAGCEKALIWSWDGSTIGGLGGKFEGNLVKGSILLHCLNSLLKYSAVLVQPLSKYDLDESGRVITVDVPLPLNNSDGSIVCVGNELGLCEEESLKLNTLLTNLTHTMELPTIGYIRLLKLFSERESDHFAPSDKKYEWVPLSVEFGIPLFSPKLSNNICKRVVASELLQSDTLTEHYEAMQGLRKRLRDVCAEYQATGPAAKLLYQKEQSKESPRQLMNYASGRWNPLVDPSSPISGALSEHQRLKLANRQRCRTEVLSFDGSILRSYALTPVYEAATRPIEETPMVKSTKADPDEADSREVILPGVNLIFDGSELHPFDIGACLQARQPVSLIAEAAAASASTSIK